One region of Ahniella affigens genomic DNA includes:
- a CDS encoding Hpt domain-containing protein: protein MRMQQEIDFTTLNWVKQELDETLKQARQALEAYVEDPADSSLMRFCATYLHQVQGTLRMVELYGAAMVVEEMERVAQALLDDQIRTKDDAYDVLMRGIVQLPDYLERLQSGHKDIPIVLLPLLNDLRACRGEKLLSEGVLFSPDLSLPLPPIAAGPDRPLPDSEMKGVAARQRANYQIALVKWLRDQSSNVAVSGLINALDGLRSITWGDDARRLWWIAGGLLDGIRLGSVEANQAVKLLFGRVDREIKRLADGGELAFRSNPPRDLTKNLLYYAAHAKSAEGRLGDLKRAFKLDTLLPSEKELEHARGSLGGRNRALLDTVSDAIKEDLMRVKDALDLYLRTANANPGDLAAQLDTLDRVADTLGMLGLGVPRRVVVEQRDSLRKVVHGDKKAEEGTLLDVAGALLFVEASLDDNIERLGGSDDEPKADAAQTAELPQTEVRKILEALMKEVQTNLTQAKQDIVAFIESGWQHERAEQIPRLLEEISGAMRMINLDQAGGYLDGIGRFIEVEVIERKRVPNADQVDRLADAVASIEYYLEATSAQRTGREKILDVTRESLEALGYWPLPERQAAAAPTPVAVPAKPATGTPASVTVAPTAPTPVSAPISAPTPVATPDLTAALTLAEEAPKPGPSLSLEPIATPAAEPAAAPTPVAAAAPLVSAAPEPEPEPEPEFDYEWVEVEEEIIEEAPIVAGASFQAVPSNDIDEDIREVFLEEVQEELENLGRNLPDWKNVPHDFERLKPIRRSFHTMKGSGRLVGALALGEFSWKIENMLNRILDKTIQPGPAVIACLDNAVAALPALLAALRGEQGQGVDVPGIMAVADRLAAGEEAWLQKPEPIRRIEKKLVQIAKPRPKKPAPVFVPAPEPVVAPVADVTEPFAPIELGGSEPEAIELSEPDVGDLDFATESLSLESEAKSDLDALADLDIGDSAEAIELTGFDFSEPEAAASPPSQIEEAEPAIDFGFALDDSAGIELSTDDLGGLDFDLPIAQLQPIAAAPAAPAAVEPAITPLEPMIPAPVAPVFEAPVFVAPVFEAPVFEAHVGETSAFDTPMFDTPVVAAPAIDTSAPTAEPATAEASVMAAADLDGVDPMMLEILRAEVSGHLSVIREFLQDSAAMPGLPVSESLLRAVHTMHGAIAMVDLPSVTPLLGPLEGYVKRLRGQEQAPSAEGLAVIAATADAVEASIHGQTSPVDLHELAEALNGLRSVLPEPESVLRVFNVSVDEDDDHRHHDTAAPVAAPPPADVLPSSSGIELESPVLELANAEPATIELPTEAPASNAPEFDFQLPDFGLSDADTLVLPAVDPFPAQAVADTTEAAPPATLQSPEATEPELAFELPDWASFDAETAAPVEPVPTVVESSIEAPVAATPEEEISFADLVDFGFAEPAADTPAANDTTLDAGDGWLNAEALFLDEAVTPAPELDASAQPPVTAEAPQLVGDASVFDFAAEFDAIELADTVEPESTILAEPQTDTAFASATWLNPVTETPPAAVSAESSGDELGIQYQPIADDAHPEGQLELPDMDEDLLEIFVQEGSDILDASDTMMARLRESPEDREIVVGLQRELHTLKGGARMAGLSPIGDLSHAMESLFEMVADGRRQVDRVSLESLERGFDRLHSMVQRVSRRQAITQQEHAIARFEAIVSGETIPTISVAAPVVQVPIATPAPAVEATASQDVLPETAPTAAATPAPTAPQTPRREQKTALDEAEEAGRAPQEVIRVRSDLLDALVNLAGEVSIYRSRLEQQMGTFRFNLQELDQTVLRVREQLRKLEIETEAQIIARYQREAEATDAEFDPLELDRFSTLQQLSRALAESVSDLQSLQNALDDLTRQAETLLLQQARVSSELQEGLMRTRMVPFDSVVPRLRRLMRQTAGELGKRAQLRVEGAQGEMDRNVLDRMTAPLEHMLRNALAHGLETPTDRSKVGKNEEGTVTIGIAREATEVVIRVTDDGRGMDRDAIRRKAIERGMLKPDAQLSDRDLYGFVLETGFSTAESVSKIAGRGVGMDVVASEIKQLGGTLSIDSERGRGTQFIIRLPFTLAVTQAILVRLGEHLYAVPMSSVQGVVRIRREDLDERLKSPTPTYSYGGDDYLIYEMGDLLGTTVHRASDELQLPLLMVKSGDQRAAVRVDAVLGSREVVVKSVGPQVSSIAGIFGATIMGDGSVVMILDMAPLVRRVAALRQTALAEDAIPEVLTPVMPERRQPLVMVVDDSITMRKVTTRVLERNDMEVVTAKDGLDAVEKLQDRVPDIVLLDIEMPRMDGYELATYMRNDPRLKMVPIIMITSRTGEKHRQRAFEIGVDRYLGKPYQEADLLRNVEETLRLSRAVH, encoded by the coding sequence ATGCGCATGCAACAAGAAATTGACTTCACCACGCTCAACTGGGTTAAACAGGAGCTGGATGAAACCCTGAAACAAGCGCGACAGGCGCTAGAAGCCTATGTCGAGGATCCGGCTGACTCCAGCTTGATGCGCTTCTGTGCGACCTACCTGCATCAGGTGCAAGGCACCTTGCGCATGGTCGAGCTCTACGGCGCCGCCATGGTGGTCGAAGAAATGGAGCGAGTGGCGCAAGCGCTGCTCGACGACCAGATTCGCACCAAGGACGACGCGTACGACGTGCTCATGCGCGGCATCGTGCAGTTGCCGGATTACCTCGAGCGATTGCAGAGCGGTCACAAGGATATTCCGATCGTTCTGTTGCCACTCCTGAACGATCTGCGTGCCTGTCGCGGCGAAAAGTTGCTCAGCGAAGGCGTGTTGTTCTCGCCAGACCTGTCGCTGCCTTTGCCACCGATTGCCGCAGGTCCAGACCGGCCGCTGCCAGATTCCGAGATGAAGGGTGTCGCCGCGCGTCAGCGTGCCAACTACCAAATCGCACTCGTCAAATGGTTGCGCGACCAGTCGTCAAACGTCGCGGTCAGTGGCCTGATCAACGCGCTCGATGGACTGCGCAGCATCACCTGGGGCGACGACGCACGACGTCTCTGGTGGATTGCCGGTGGCTTGCTGGATGGCATCCGGCTTGGCTCGGTTGAGGCCAACCAGGCCGTCAAGCTCCTGTTTGGTCGGGTTGATCGCGAGATCAAACGACTGGCTGATGGCGGCGAACTGGCGTTCCGGTCCAATCCGCCGCGTGATTTGACCAAGAACCTGCTCTATTACGCCGCCCACGCGAAATCGGCGGAAGGCCGGCTCGGTGACTTGAAGCGTGCGTTCAAGCTGGACACGCTGTTGCCAAGCGAGAAGGAACTGGAGCACGCTCGTGGTTCGCTCGGCGGGCGCAATCGCGCGCTGCTCGACACGGTCTCCGACGCCATCAAGGAAGACCTGATGCGCGTCAAGGATGCGCTCGATCTTTACTTGCGCACCGCGAATGCCAACCCCGGCGATCTGGCGGCGCAACTCGACACCCTCGATCGCGTAGCCGACACGCTCGGCATGCTCGGCCTCGGCGTGCCGCGCCGCGTGGTGGTTGAACAGCGGGATTCGCTGCGCAAGGTCGTGCACGGCGATAAGAAGGCCGAAGAAGGCACGTTGCTCGATGTCGCCGGCGCGCTCCTGTTTGTGGAGGCGTCGCTCGACGACAATATCGAACGCCTCGGTGGCAGTGACGACGAGCCCAAGGCTGATGCGGCGCAGACGGCGGAGTTGCCACAGACTGAAGTCCGCAAGATTCTCGAAGCGCTGATGAAGGAAGTGCAGACGAACCTGACGCAGGCGAAGCAAGACATCGTCGCGTTTATCGAGTCGGGTTGGCAGCACGAACGGGCCGAACAGATTCCGCGCCTTCTGGAAGAAATTTCCGGCGCCATGCGGATGATCAATCTGGATCAGGCCGGTGGCTATCTGGATGGAATTGGTCGCTTCATCGAAGTCGAAGTGATCGAACGCAAGCGTGTTCCGAACGCCGATCAGGTGGACCGATTGGCCGATGCCGTCGCCAGTATCGAGTACTACCTCGAAGCAACCTCCGCGCAGCGCACCGGTCGCGAAAAAATTCTCGACGTCACTCGCGAAAGCTTGGAAGCGCTGGGCTATTGGCCGTTACCTGAGCGACAGGCTGCCGCAGCGCCGACCCCTGTGGCGGTTCCGGCCAAGCCTGCTACGGGCACTCCGGCCTCCGTTACGGTCGCGCCCACGGCGCCGACTCCGGTTTCGGCGCCGATCAGCGCGCCCACGCCCGTTGCGACACCTGACTTGACGGCCGCGTTGACGCTGGCTGAAGAAGCGCCGAAGCCCGGACCAAGCCTGAGTCTCGAACCGATTGCCACGCCAGCCGCCGAACCTGCGGCGGCACCGACGCCGGTTGCGGCTGCAGCGCCCCTGGTGTCTGCTGCACCGGAGCCCGAGCCTGAGCCTGAGCCGGAATTCGACTACGAATGGGTCGAGGTTGAAGAAGAGATCATTGAAGAAGCGCCGATCGTCGCTGGCGCATCATTCCAGGCCGTGCCCTCGAATGATATCGACGAGGATATTCGTGAAGTCTTCCTCGAAGAAGTGCAGGAAGAGCTCGAGAACCTCGGTCGCAATTTGCCGGACTGGAAGAACGTCCCGCATGACTTCGAGCGCCTGAAGCCCATTCGCCGTTCGTTCCACACGATGAAGGGCAGCGGCCGCTTGGTCGGCGCGCTCGCTCTGGGCGAGTTCAGCTGGAAGATCGAGAACATGCTGAATCGCATTCTCGACAAGACCATTCAGCCTGGCCCAGCGGTTATCGCATGCTTGGACAATGCGGTTGCCGCATTGCCGGCCTTGCTTGCCGCGTTGCGTGGTGAGCAGGGGCAAGGCGTCGATGTGCCGGGCATCATGGCGGTCGCCGATCGCTTAGCCGCTGGCGAAGAGGCTTGGTTGCAGAAGCCTGAGCCAATCCGCCGCATCGAGAAGAAGCTTGTACAGATTGCGAAACCGCGTCCGAAGAAGCCGGCGCCAGTGTTCGTACCGGCACCAGAGCCAGTCGTGGCGCCGGTTGCCGACGTCACCGAACCGTTCGCGCCGATCGAACTTGGCGGCAGCGAACCAGAAGCGATCGAACTCAGCGAACCCGATGTCGGAGACTTGGATTTCGCGACCGAATCATTGAGTCTGGAATCGGAGGCGAAGAGCGACCTGGACGCTTTGGCCGACCTCGACATCGGCGACAGCGCCGAAGCCATCGAATTGACGGGTTTCGATTTCAGTGAGCCTGAAGCTGCTGCGTCGCCACCGAGTCAAATCGAGGAGGCTGAGCCGGCGATCGACTTTGGTTTCGCGCTTGACGATTCCGCTGGCATCGAACTCAGTACCGATGACTTGGGCGGCTTGGATTTCGATCTGCCGATTGCCCAGTTGCAGCCAATCGCAGCGGCGCCAGCGGCTCCGGCTGCAGTCGAACCTGCGATCACGCCTTTGGAGCCGATGATTCCGGCGCCAGTAGCACCCGTTTTCGAAGCGCCTGTGTTCGTAGCGCCTGTGTTCGAAGCGCCTGTGTTCGAAGCGCATGTCGGCGAGACATCGGCGTTCGACACGCCGATGTTCGACACGCCCGTTGTCGCGGCTCCAGCAATCGATACATCAGCGCCGACAGCCGAACCAGCGACGGCCGAAGCGTCGGTCATGGCCGCCGCCGATCTCGACGGCGTCGACCCGATGATGCTCGAGATTCTGCGCGCTGAAGTCTCGGGACACCTGAGTGTTATTCGCGAATTCCTGCAGGATTCTGCGGCAATGCCCGGTCTGCCCGTGTCGGAGTCACTACTCCGAGCCGTGCACACGATGCATGGCGCGATCGCGATGGTTGATCTCCCGAGCGTCACGCCGTTGCTTGGTCCGCTCGAAGGCTATGTGAAGCGATTGCGTGGTCAGGAGCAGGCGCCGAGCGCCGAAGGTTTGGCCGTCATTGCGGCGACCGCCGATGCGGTCGAGGCGTCGATCCACGGTCAAACCTCGCCGGTGGATTTGCACGAACTCGCCGAAGCGCTGAATGGTCTGCGAAGCGTGCTGCCCGAGCCTGAGAGTGTGCTCCGCGTGTTCAATGTATCGGTGGACGAAGACGATGATCATCGTCATCACGACACCGCGGCTCCGGTTGCCGCGCCGCCACCGGCTGACGTGTTGCCAAGCAGTTCTGGCATCGAGTTGGAATCGCCCGTTCTGGAGCTTGCCAACGCCGAACCTGCAACGATTGAATTGCCAACCGAAGCGCCAGCGAGCAATGCCCCTGAGTTCGACTTCCAATTGCCAGACTTCGGATTGAGTGACGCCGATACGCTGGTGTTGCCAGCCGTGGACCCGTTCCCTGCCCAAGCCGTTGCAGACACCACCGAGGCCGCGCCGCCAGCAACACTGCAATCGCCAGAGGCGACAGAACCGGAACTGGCATTCGAACTGCCGGATTGGGCGAGTTTCGACGCCGAGACCGCGGCACCAGTAGAGCCGGTGCCCACCGTGGTTGAATCCAGTATTGAGGCGCCCGTTGCGGCAACGCCGGAAGAAGAAATCTCGTTCGCCGACCTCGTGGACTTTGGCTTCGCCGAGCCGGCCGCCGATACGCCGGCTGCCAACGATACGACTCTTGATGCGGGCGATGGCTGGTTGAACGCCGAAGCGTTGTTCCTGGACGAAGCGGTGACACCTGCGCCAGAGCTGGATGCGTCGGCCCAACCGCCCGTCACCGCCGAAGCACCCCAGTTGGTCGGTGACGCGTCCGTCTTCGACTTTGCGGCCGAGTTCGACGCCATTGAGCTCGCCGACACGGTCGAACCGGAATCGACGATTCTGGCCGAACCACAAACAGACACCGCTTTTGCAAGTGCGACCTGGCTCAATCCAGTGACCGAGACGCCACCGGCGGCGGTGTCCGCTGAATCGAGCGGCGATGAACTGGGCATACAGTACCAACCGATTGCGGATGATGCTCACCCAGAGGGACAGTTGGAATTGCCCGACATGGACGAAGATCTGCTCGAGATCTTTGTGCAGGAAGGTTCCGACATTCTCGACGCCTCGGACACCATGATGGCTCGCCTCCGCGAGTCGCCAGAAGATCGCGAAATCGTCGTGGGGCTGCAGCGCGAACTGCACACGTTGAAGGGCGGCGCGCGCATGGCTGGCCTGTCGCCGATCGGCGACCTGAGTCATGCGATGGAGTCGCTGTTTGAGATGGTGGCGGACGGACGTCGTCAAGTCGACCGCGTTAGCCTGGAGTCGCTGGAGCGCGGGTTCGATCGACTGCACAGCATGGTGCAGCGTGTGTCCCGTCGGCAGGCCATTACGCAACAAGAGCACGCTATTGCGCGGTTCGAGGCGATCGTCTCAGGCGAGACGATTCCGACCATCAGCGTCGCTGCGCCGGTCGTTCAGGTGCCGATCGCCACACCGGCACCGGCTGTCGAGGCCACTGCCAGCCAGGATGTCTTGCCCGAAACCGCACCCACTGCGGCGGCGACGCCAGCACCAACGGCTCCGCAAACGCCGCGTCGCGAACAGAAAACCGCCCTCGACGAAGCCGAGGAAGCTGGTCGCGCGCCGCAGGAAGTCATTCGCGTCCGCTCCGACTTGCTCGATGCGCTCGTTAATCTGGCTGGCGAAGTCTCCATCTACCGCTCGCGTCTTGAGCAGCAGATGGGCACCTTCCGGTTCAACTTGCAGGAACTCGACCAAACCGTCTTGCGTGTGCGTGAACAGCTGCGCAAACTGGAAATCGAAACCGAAGCGCAGATCATTGCGCGCTACCAGCGTGAAGCCGAAGCAACGGATGCCGAATTCGATCCACTCGAACTCGACCGTTTCTCGACCCTGCAACAGCTGTCCCGAGCGCTCGCGGAATCGGTGTCCGACTTGCAGTCCTTGCAGAATGCGTTGGATGATTTGACCCGCCAGGCCGAAACGCTGCTGTTGCAGCAGGCGCGCGTCAGCTCCGAGTTGCAAGAAGGCCTGATGCGTACGCGCATGGTGCCGTTCGACTCGGTTGTGCCGCGTCTGCGTCGCCTGATGCGGCAGACCGCTGGCGAACTCGGCAAGCGCGCGCAGCTCCGCGTCGAAGGGGCGCAGGGTGAAATGGATCGCAACGTGTTGGATCGCATGACCGCGCCATTGGAGCACATGCTCCGCAACGCGCTCGCGCATGGTCTGGAAACACCGACCGATCGATCCAAAGTGGGCAAGAACGAGGAAGGGACGGTCACCATCGGTATTGCCCGCGAAGCAACCGAAGTCGTGATTCGCGTTACCGATGACGGTCGTGGCATGGATCGCGATGCGATCCGCCGCAAGGCGATCGAGCGCGGCATGCTGAAGCCCGACGCCCAATTGTCCGATCGCGACCTTTACGGCTTCGTGCTCGAAACAGGCTTTTCGACCGCTGAATCAGTCAGCAAGATTGCCGGCCGCGGCGTTGGTATGGACGTAGTCGCCAGCGAAATCAAGCAGCTTGGCGGCACGCTCAGCATCGACTCTGAGCGCGGTCGTGGTACGCAGTTCATCATCCGGCTGCCGTTTACCCTCGCGGTCACGCAAGCCATCTTGGTGCGCCTCGGCGAACATCTGTATGCAGTGCCAATGTCGTCGGTGCAAGGTGTGGTCCGAATCCGCCGCGAAGATCTCGATGAGCGCCTGAAGTCGCCGACGCCAACTTACAGTTACGGTGGCGATGACTACCTGATCTACGAAATGGGCGACTTGCTCGGCACCACCGTGCACCGCGCCAGTGACGAGTTGCAGTTGCCGCTCTTGATGGTGAAATCGGGTGACCAGCGCGCCGCCGTTCGCGTCGACGCCGTGCTCGGCAGTCGCGAAGTCGTCGTCAAATCGGTCGGGCCGCAGGTGTCGTCGATCGCCGGCATCTTCGGGGCCACGATCATGGGCGACGGCTCGGTGGTCATGATTCTCGATATGGCCCCGCTGGTTCGCCGCGTTGCCGCCCTGCGTCAGACCGCTTTGGCCGAAGATGCCATTCCGGAAGTGCTCACGCCGGTCATGCCGGAACGCCGTCAGCCGCTCGTCATGGTCGTCGACGACTCGATCACCATGCGCAAAGTCACCACGCGCGTGCTCGAACGCAACGACATGGAAGTGGTCACGGCGAAGGACGGTCTGGACGCGGTCGAAAAACTGCAGGACCGCGTGCCCGACATCGTGCTGCTCGACATCGAAATGCCGCGCATGGACGGTTACGAACTCGCGACCTACATGCGCAACGATCCGCGTTTGAAGATGGTGCCGATCATCATGATCACGTCGCGTACCGGTGAGAAACATCGCCAGCGTGCGTTTGAAATCGGTGTCGATCGTTATCTCGGCAAGCCGTATCAGGAAGCCGATCTGCTACGTAACGTCGAAGAGACATTGAGGTTGTCGCGTGCTGTCCACTGA
- a CDS encoding CheR family methyltransferase yields the protein MIAPTANVRKAFAPMPSMGDEEFSRWVDLLERRTGVVVPPGRKTFLVTGVRTRMRETGYDSFERYFNEVLNGARGAIEWSTLVDRLTVHETRFFRHQPSLQMIASEWLPDFLKEHPDNLAMHAWSVGCSTGEEAYSLAMVLDSSLRQLGASRAYFGVTATDISNAALAIGRGGLYPRERLVEIPDDMQKTYCELVGTDSFAINEALKKRVGFALFNIMDVARAPLKKLDLIYCQNVLIYFARDRRKQLLTALADLLKPGGMLVLGAGEVIGFTHPSLTRIGNRQTLAFRRSG from the coding sequence TTGATCGCACCTACGGCCAACGTCCGCAAAGCCTTCGCACCCATGCCGAGCATGGGTGATGAGGAGTTTTCGCGCTGGGTGGACTTGCTCGAACGCCGCACTGGCGTCGTCGTGCCGCCTGGGCGCAAGACGTTTCTTGTCACCGGTGTCCGCACGCGAATGCGCGAAACCGGCTATGACAGCTTTGAGCGCTACTTCAATGAAGTGCTCAACGGGGCGCGCGGTGCGATTGAATGGAGCACACTGGTCGATCGCCTGACCGTTCATGAAACACGATTTTTCCGACACCAGCCCTCGTTGCAGATGATTGCCTCCGAGTGGTTGCCTGACTTTCTGAAAGAACACCCCGACAACCTGGCGATGCACGCCTGGAGCGTGGGCTGTTCGACCGGTGAGGAAGCCTATTCCCTAGCTATGGTGTTGGACAGCAGTCTGCGCCAGCTGGGGGCCAGCCGTGCTTATTTCGGGGTGACCGCCACCGACATCAGCAATGCGGCGCTGGCGATCGGGCGGGGCGGTCTGTATCCCCGCGAGCGTCTGGTCGAGATTCCGGACGACATGCAGAAAACCTATTGCGAACTGGTCGGTACCGACAGCTTCGCGATCAATGAAGCGCTGAAAAAACGGGTCGGATTCGCGCTGTTCAACATCATGGACGTGGCGCGCGCGCCGCTGAAAAAGCTTGACCTGATTTACTGTCAAAACGTTTTGATCTACTTCGCCCGAGATCGCCGAAAGCAGTTGCTGACTGCGCTCGCCGATCTGCTCAAGCCCGGCGGCATGCTGGTGCTTGGTGCGGGTGAGGTGATCGGCTTTACCCATCCTTCGCTGACACGGATCGGCAACCGCCAAACTTTGGCGTTTCGCCGGTCAGGGTGA
- a CDS encoding methyl-accepting chemotaxis protein: protein MSATSGGASRFSGPLLWGAVALVFLGLLGANLAYQAILDRQERNAIRLTTDLQVLSQQISKFATEAASGNLEAFEELKATRVNIQDSIDALSKGSEKEGVPSYAADTVIGPPLKRVEQAWMPIAKSADTINGASELVLNIADEADAFSDNIPRMSSKMDELVLVLLDDNAPGDTVYLATRQILLADRMLRRVSDIRKGGEDAVSAADQFVRDARVFGQVLDGLTDGDTEVGIRALTDPKAREILADIQDLYSGIRESVGTIQEASTDLFEVTEAKDKIFLGSTDLLDKNKSLAASFGNKVRMLGGNILNVVLGALALFAALIAGMLQYLATRKQLQSTADLNSRNQEAILRLLDEMGSLAEGDLTVKATVTEDITGAIADSVNFAVEALRSLVATINETAVQVAAAAQETQATAMHLAEAAEHQAQQITSASAAINEIAVSIDEVSKNSAESADVAQRSVAIAGKGAAIVRQTIQGMDNIRDQIQETSKRIKRLGESSQEIGSIVELINDIADQTNILALNAAIQAASAGEAGRGFAVVADEVQRLAERASGATKRIETLVQTIQSDTNEAVSSMEQTTSEVVAGARLAEDAGLALGEIEKVSNDLADLIQNISEAARQQSAAATNISATMNVIQEITTQTSAGASQTAESIGNLAQLAADLRRSVADFKLPS, encoded by the coding sequence ATGAGTGCGACATCTGGTGGTGCGAGCCGTTTTTCCGGACCCCTGCTCTGGGGTGCGGTGGCGTTGGTGTTCCTGGGCCTTCTGGGCGCGAACCTCGCTTACCAAGCTATCTTGGACCGGCAAGAGCGTAACGCGATCCGACTGACAACCGATCTGCAGGTGCTGTCGCAGCAGATCTCGAAGTTCGCGACCGAAGCCGCGTCCGGCAACTTGGAAGCCTTCGAAGAACTAAAGGCGACCCGCGTCAACATTCAAGATTCGATTGACGCGTTGTCGAAAGGCAGCGAAAAGGAAGGTGTACCGTCTTACGCCGCCGACACCGTCATCGGGCCACCGCTGAAGCGTGTCGAGCAAGCCTGGATGCCGATTGCGAAGTCGGCCGACACCATTAACGGCGCCTCCGAACTCGTCTTGAATATTGCCGACGAGGCCGATGCGTTCTCAGACAACATCCCACGTATGTCGTCCAAAATGGACGAGCTCGTGTTGGTGCTGCTCGATGACAATGCACCGGGTGACACGGTGTATCTCGCCACCCGCCAAATTCTGCTTGCCGACCGTATGCTTCGCCGCGTGTCTGACATCCGAAAGGGTGGTGAGGACGCGGTATCGGCCGCCGATCAGTTCGTTCGTGACGCCCGTGTGTTCGGCCAAGTGCTGGACGGCTTGACGGACGGTGACACCGAGGTCGGCATCCGCGCCCTGACCGACCCGAAAGCCCGCGAAATTCTGGCTGACATTCAAGACCTGTACTCTGGCATTCGCGAAAGCGTCGGTACCATTCAGGAAGCTTCGACCGACCTGTTCGAAGTCACCGAAGCGAAGGACAAAATCTTCCTGGGCTCGACCGACCTGCTCGACAAGAACAAGTCGCTCGCCGCGTCGTTCGGCAACAAGGTCCGTATGTTGGGCGGAAACATTCTGAACGTCGTGCTCGGTGCGCTCGCCCTGTTCGCCGCGCTGATCGCCGGTATGTTGCAGTACCTCGCTACAAGAAAGCAGTTGCAGAGCACCGCCGATCTGAACTCCCGAAATCAGGAAGCCATTCTGCGCTTGCTGGACGAAATGGGATCGCTCGCCGAAGGCGATTTGACGGTGAAGGCGACGGTGACCGAAGACATCACCGGCGCAATCGCCGACTCCGTGAACTTCGCCGTGGAAGCGCTCCGCTCCCTGGTGGCCACGATTAACGAAACCGCCGTGCAGGTGGCCGCCGCTGCGCAAGAAACGCAGGCGACCGCGATGCACCTCGCCGAAGCTGCCGAGCACCAAGCGCAGCAGATCACCTCGGCATCGGCGGCGATCAACGAAATCGCGGTCTCGATCGACGAAGTGTCGAAGAACTCCGCCGAATCGGCCGACGTGGCGCAACGATCCGTGGCGATTGCAGGCAAGGGTGCTGCGATCGTGCGCCAAACGATTCAGGGCATGGACAACATTCGCGATCAGATTCAAGAAACCTCGAAGCGTATTAAGCGTCTGGGTGAGTCGTCACAGGAAATCGGATCGATCGTCGAACTGATTAACGACATCGCCGATCAAACGAACATTCTGGCTCTGAACGCCGCCATTCAAGCCGCGTCTGCCGGTGAAGCGGGTCGCGGATTCGCGGTCGTTGCCGACGAAGTGCAACGACTCGCCGAACGCGCATCGGGCGCCACCAAGCGAATTGAAACGCTGGTGCAAACGATTCAGTCCGACACCAACGAAGCGGTGAGCTCGATGGAACAAACCACGTCTGAAGTGGTGGCGGGTGCCCGCCTCGCCGAAGACGCCGGTCTGGCCCTGGGCGAGATCGAAAAGGTGTCGAACGACCTTGCCGACTTGATTCAGAACATCTCCGAGGCCGCGCGTCAGCAGTCCGCTGCGGCAACGAACATCTCGGCAACGATGAACGTGATTCAGGAAATTACGACGCAGACGTCGGCCGGTGCCTCGCAGACCGCCGAGTCGATTGGAAACCTCGCGCAGCTCGCTGCCGACCTCCGTCGTTCGGTCGCCGACTTCAAACTGCCGTCCTGA